Genomic segment of Iocasia fonsfrigidae:
AGGATGTTAATAAATATAAATTGGATTACTAAAGATCCAGGGCCTATATTTTAAATTAAATCCTCTAAAGGCCTTTAAATAAACCTCTGCTCTATATGCCCCTGGTTCATTTATTTTTTTTACTAATAGCTTTGTATTATTTTTTTCTGCAATAATTTGTCCATCTTTAATTACTTTTAATAAAGCTGGCTCAGGTGTTGAGATAGTTAATACAACCCCTGTTCTTATATTCAACTCATCCCCCATAATAACCTCTTTTTGCATATTTTTGGCTGAATACATAAAACCTGCAGCATTAGCAAGATAATCATAACTTAGATAACAGTTTCCCTTTTTTAATGCTTCATAAACTAAACTTTTATCTTTTTTGAAAAAAGCCGATTGAAAAGTTAGGGTTTTTTCTAAAAGAAGATGGGTGTGTAATGTCTCAAACATCTTTTTATAAGAATAAAAGTATCCATGAGCATCTACACTGCCAATCCCTATAATTTTTTGATAACGTAAAAGCTCATCCCACTTTTTAAGGGTTTTTGACAGTGGCCCATCAATAAAATTATCAGGCCAACTTAGACCGATAAGAAAATTTAACGGAGTAAAATTATCAATCCAGTCATGACTATAATTCCATATTTCTATGCCATTAAACCCAATTACATTCCAATCATTCCATTTAACCGAGGTAATATTAAAATCATCAAAGTAACTTTTGTTATATGGATGGGCAATAAAACCTATACCACCTTGTTTTTTAACTTCATCTATTGTTTCCTGTGGTCTATTATGAGGGGCTATTTCTGATTCAAATCCCATTGCTAAATAGTGGCCTTCATCTTCCCCTATAGTTATTTCTTCTCCCACCAGGAGAATAGTATTATTATACCATCCTTCTTTTGAAAGTCCTTTTAGTGTGTCATGGTCACTTAAGATCATATAGTTACATCCAGCTTCATTAGCAGCTTGAATGATATCAGGTATTTTTTTTAACCCATCTGAATAGGTAGAATGAATATGAATTACTCCAGCATAATCATGATACATGGTCATCTTCTTTGCCTCACTTTTTATAGCTTAGAAAGGAACAATTTATCGTTATTATACTGATAAATGGTTGAATTTGTTACTATAAAGTTCTTTATTTAAACCATATAGCTAAGGCAATAAGGACATATGGTAGGAATATGGACCGCCCATTATAATTAGTTGGATTGGTATATAAAATATTTTTATAAAAAAGGCAGTTAAATTATTACATTTTAGCAAAGGGGTATTTTTATATAATGTAATAATATGGGTAAATTATCTCTGCTCAGGTTATAAAATTTTCTTTAATTATATTGAACCTTATATGAAAGAGATAATTGCTAGGATAAAAAAACACCAATCTCCCAATTGAATAAAAACAGAGTTAATAAAATTGCATGCTCAAATATGGGATGTTGGTAGAAATGATCGTTGTCCCTGTGATAGTGGTGAAAATATAAAAAGTGTTGTATAGATCGGAAATAATAGAAATATGGATTTGTTTAACTTTTTGTTGCTTTAGGTTTGCCTGGTATGATTGCCAGCTCTAAATTGCCAAAATACCACGTTTATGGTTAAATTTAGCAATTTAATTGTTTTATATAAAAATTCTTGACAAGTTTTAAGAATAATGATATTATATAGTCACTTGAAAACGTTATTATAAAAGTTCTGTTATTTTACTTATTAAATAAAAACGTTTTTATAATATTTGGGGGATAATTATGGGTGTTAGTATAAAGGATGTAGCCAAAAAAGCCGGTGTTTCTGTATCTACGGTTTCTCGGGTTTTAAATAATGGTAAGTATGTAACTGATGAAACCAGTGAGAAAGTAATGAAGGCTGTGAAACTTTTAGGATATCGTCCGAATATAATTGCCCGGGGTTTGAGGACAAAAAAGACAAATTCCGTTGGTTTAATAGTTCCTGATATAACTAATGAGTTTTTTGCGAAATTGGCGAAAACTATTGAAGAAAATCTTAATAATAACAATTATAGTTTATTATTATGTAATTCTGGTGAGAATGAGGATAAAGAAAGGAAATATATAAAAACTCTCCTAGATAAATTTGTTGATGGTATTATCTTTATATCGAGTGGTTATGATCAAAACATGCATTTATTTCCCGATGATTTGCCAATCATAGCTATAGATCGCAAACCTAATGCAAAAAGAGTTAATTTTATAAGTAGTGAAAACAAAAAAGGTGGTTATCTAGCTACCAAACATTTAATTGAAAATGGCTGTTCTAAAATATTAATGCTTAAGGATAGAAAAGCAGTTTCACCAATGAATGCCCGTTTAGAAGGATATCGTGATGCTTTAAGGGAATATAATATGTTGTTTGATGAAGATATGATTATTGAATCGGAAGTAGAACTAGAATATGTTAAAGAAAAGATATTAAAAATACACAAGCGACTTGAATTTGATGGTATTTTTGCAGGAACAGATTTGCTGGCAATAGGTGCTATCAAAACCCTTTTAAAACTTGGTTATAAAATACCTAAAGATATTCAAGTAATAGGTTTTGACAATGTCTTGACATCCCAATATTATAACCCTGGTTTAACCACTATTGCTCAAAGATTAAGTGAGATTGGGGAAAGAAGTGCTTCTCTAATGGTTGATTTGATTGAAAACGGAGTCAAAAATACAGAATCAAAGTCTTATTTTCTGCCGGTAGAATTAATTAAAAGGGATACAACTAGATGATAAAAGATTTATTTTTGGCTTTAAATAATAACGTTTTCAGAAAAAAGTGCTATAATATGCTATTTTAATAAAAACGATACTATTTTTTTTAAAAAATGTAATGATGAAAAATAATAGCTATTAGGGATTATTGTGAATTGCAAAGAGAAATATCATACATTAGATGAATAGTTTGGATTATATAGGTGTTTTATTTATTAAGGGGGTGATTCTGCAAGAGAACTTCGCAATTCTTTGGAACAGGTCAAACAATTAATAAGAGGAGGAATTACAAATGAGAAAAATTACTATTTTAATGTTGGTTTTATTTATGGTAGGCA
This window contains:
- a CDS encoding LacI family DNA-binding transcriptional regulator, which encodes MGVSIKDVAKKAGVSVSTVSRVLNNGKYVTDETSEKVMKAVKLLGYRPNIIARGLRTKKTNSVGLIVPDITNEFFAKLAKTIEENLNNNNYSLLLCNSGENEDKERKYIKTLLDKFVDGIIFISSGYDQNMHLFPDDLPIIAIDRKPNAKRVNFISSENKKGGYLATKHLIENGCSKILMLKDRKAVSPMNARLEGYRDALREYNMLFDEDMIIESEVELEYVKEKILKIHKRLEFDGIFAGTDLLAIGAIKTLLKLGYKIPKDIQVIGFDNVLTSQYYNPGLTTIAQRLSEIGERSASLMVDLIENGVKNTESKSYFLPVELIKRDTTR
- a CDS encoding PHP domain-containing protein, which codes for MTMYHDYAGVIHIHSTYSDGLKKIPDIIQAANEAGCNYMILSDHDTLKGLSKEGWYNNTILLVGEEITIGEDEGHYLAMGFESEIAPHNRPQETIDEVKKQGGIGFIAHPYNKSYFDDFNITSVKWNDWNVIGFNGIEIWNYSHDWIDNFTPLNFLIGLSWPDNFIDGPLSKTLKKWDELLRYQKIIGIGSVDAHGYFYSYKKMFETLHTHLLLEKTLTFQSAFFKKDKSLVYEALKKGNCYLSYDYLANAAGFMYSAKNMQKEVIMGDELNIRTGVVLTISTPEPALLKVIKDGQIIAEKNNTKLLVKKINEPGAYRAEVYLKAFRGFNLKYRPWIFSNPIYIY